A genomic segment from Desulfurispirillum indicum S5 encodes:
- a CDS encoding L-threonylcarbamoyladenylate synthase translates to MKLFTVQPNNIDSRQIAAAVEIMRNGGLVAYPTDSAYGIGCDILNKDAIARVRRIKQMHDAKPLTFICSSLSHASQYAIISDYAYRTMKHLIPGPYTFLLDATKLTPKAVQNPKRKRCGIRIPANDICMALVEELGRPIISTTAKVDGEPTGDPWRIHQELEGMLDALVDGGYSEPTQTTVLLFENNQVELVRQGMGAVDFL, encoded by the coding sequence ATGAAACTTTTTACGGTACAACCGAATAACATTGACAGCCGTCAGATTGCCGCTGCAGTGGAAATCATGCGCAACGGCGGCCTGGTCGCCTATCCCACCGATAGCGCCTATGGCATTGGCTGTGATATTCTCAATAAAGATGCCATCGCCCGCGTGCGGCGCATCAAACAGATGCATGACGCCAAGCCGTTGACCTTCATCTGCAGCTCCCTCTCCCACGCTTCCCAGTACGCGATAATTTCCGACTACGCCTATCGCACCATGAAGCACCTGATTCCCGGCCCCTACACCTTTTTGCTTGATGCCACCAAGCTCACGCCCAAAGCGGTGCAGAACCCCAAGCGCAAGCGGTGCGGCATCCGTATTCCCGCCAATGACATCTGCATGGCACTGGTGGAGGAGCTGGGCCGGCCGATTATCTCTACTACCGCCAAGGTAGACGGTGAGCCCACCGGTGACCCCTGGCGCATTCACCAGGAGCTTGAAGGGATGCTGGATGCGCTGGTGGATGGCGGCTACAGCGAGCCAACGCAGACCACGGTCCTGCTTTTTGAAAACAACCAGGTGGAGCTGGTGCGCCAGGGAATGGGCGCCGTTGATTTTCTATGA
- the lpxK gene encoding tetraacyldisaccharide 4'-kinase, with product MSLRDRYLYGGGLWHLPRLALLPLSLLYPLIGAWRYRLATPRRFPFFTISLGNLVAGGTGKTPLTIVLARLLTEHGLKVGILSRGYGGSYREPYLVVTESTPWRECGDEPLLMARRTAAQVVVSRQRIPGALYLQQQGVDVVLLDDAFSNHKLVKDFEILLLDHRRPLGNGLPIPSGLLREFPSAIARADLVIRTRVEEHFAGDAPAAHYAMSCSADRAFPISAYSALGNNRAFFEGLQQMGYRLERTLALPDHGVPTDDQLEALSAGGHPLVTSEKDHLKLSTHWQPRVMPVGLALKLLNTDAPLENLLQRIKRHQER from the coding sequence ATGAGCCTGCGGGATCGCTATCTCTATGGTGGGGGATTGTGGCACCTGCCGCGCCTGGCCCTGCTGCCCCTGAGCCTGCTCTACCCTCTGATCGGTGCCTGGCGCTATCGCCTGGCCACTCCCCGGCGCTTTCCTTTTTTTACCATCAGCCTCGGCAACCTGGTTGCCGGAGGGACCGGCAAAACGCCCCTGACCATTGTTCTCGCCCGCCTGCTGACTGAACATGGGCTGAAGGTGGGTATTCTCAGCCGCGGTTATGGGGGCTCCTATCGCGAACCCTATCTGGTGGTGACCGAATCGACCCCGTGGCGGGAGTGCGGGGACGAACCGCTGCTCATGGCCCGCAGAACCGCAGCGCAGGTGGTGGTCAGCCGCCAGCGCATTCCCGGGGCTCTTTATCTGCAGCAGCAGGGAGTTGACGTGGTGCTGTTGGATGATGCTTTCAGCAACCATAAGCTGGTGAAGGACTTCGAAATACTTTTACTGGATCATCGGCGTCCTTTGGGGAACGGACTGCCCATTCCCAGCGGTTTGCTGCGGGAGTTTCCCTCCGCCATTGCACGGGCGGACCTGGTCATCCGTACCCGGGTGGAGGAGCATTTTGCCGGCGATGCTCCGGCGGCCCACTATGCCATGAGCTGTTCTGCGGACAGGGCATTTCCCATCAGTGCTTACAGCGCCCTTGGGAATAACCGGGCATTTTTTGAAGGTTTACAGCAGATGGGATACCGGTTGGAGCGAACCCTGGCTCTGCCCGATCATGGCGTGCCGACGGATGATCAGCTGGAGGCGCTCAGCGCGGGTGGGCACCCGCTGGTAACCAGCGAGAAAGACCACCTCAAGCTGTCAACCCACTGGCAGCCCCGCGTGATGCCCGTTGGCCTCGCCCTGAAGCTTCTGAATACAGATGCCCCTCTGGAAAACCTTCTGCAGAGGATCAAACGCCATCAGGAAAGGTGA
- a CDS encoding menaquinone biosynthetic enzyme MqnA/MqnD family protein — protein MSTLRPRAGVVSYINSVPMIHGIQQGRVPCNWDLHFTTPACISELLFAGEVQSGLVSSFAYTGAGSEYVVLPDVSISSCGNVQSVLLFHNKPLGRIRHIHLSSSSLTSSNLMRLLMHLEGVPCQYTAIDGEEQFAPDQQPEAVMYIGDRALQELRLGRFSYVSDLAALWYDKFHLPFVFALWVVRRDFAGEHPAAVGELYHSLQQSMAYGKQHRDEIAALCGQRIGYSPAESRDYLSKIHYELGPEHLKALKLFYSLLEIFQIIPEAPVVEFFPVPER, from the coding sequence ATGTCCACTCTCCGTCCACGGGCCGGCGTTGTCAGCTATATCAATTCGGTTCCCATGATCCATGGTATCCAGCAGGGCCGGGTCCCCTGCAACTGGGATTTGCACTTTACTACTCCTGCGTGCATCTCTGAGTTGCTGTTCGCAGGGGAAGTGCAGTCGGGCCTGGTTTCCAGCTTTGCCTATACAGGCGCTGGCAGCGAATATGTGGTGCTGCCCGATGTTTCCATCTCCAGCTGCGGCAATGTCCAGAGTGTTTTACTCTTTCACAACAAACCCCTTGGCAGAATTCGTCATATTCACCTTTCCAGTTCCAGCCTGACCAGCAGTAACCTGATGCGTCTGCTGATGCACCTTGAAGGTGTGCCCTGCCAATACACGGCCATTGATGGCGAGGAGCAGTTCGCCCCTGATCAGCAGCCCGAGGCGGTGATGTACATTGGCGATCGCGCCCTGCAGGAGCTGCGTCTGGGGCGCTTCAGTTACGTTTCTGATCTGGCAGCCCTGTGGTACGACAAATTCCACCTGCCCTTTGTCTTTGCCCTGTGGGTGGTGCGCCGGGACTTCGCTGGCGAGCACCCGGCTGCGGTGGGTGAACTCTACCACAGCCTGCAGCAGTCCATGGCTTATGGAAAACAGCACCGGGATGAGATTGCCGCTCTCTGTGGGCAGCGTATCGGCTATAGCCCTGCCGAGTCCCGCGACTATCTGAGTAAAATTCACTATGAGCTGGGCCCTGAGCACCTGAAGGCGCTGAAACTCTTTTATTCACTGCTGGAAATTTTCCAGATCATTCCCGAAGCACCAGTTGTCGAATTTTTTCCGGTACCCGAGCGCTGA
- a CDS encoding ATP-dependent DNA helicase — protein MQSYFAPDGALAEVLPGYGFRQEQFRMVRCIEYCLDRQESAIIEAGTGTGKSLAYLIPSIVHALRSKVRILISTNTINLQEQLLEKDLPVVRALGLEFNAALIKGRGNYLCQRKLDSLPELDSPLLLPDAVEDAYEQLYHWLGRTREGSRNDLDFALPPSVWEEVCSEGDTCQHGRCAFYRDCFFFRSRREAQNAHVLIVNHALLCSDLALRGLDNDSSGIIPAYGVAIIDEAHNLEDVASSHLGMQFHFRGFLKNLSRIYFLRGSRESGKLLQLAQSIVRRELPPTSQEEMLVRLEGVRQRISGFYGSVQVRAQRVLDELAGLSQRRIRKDSDYPQALLEFVFLCTEEGRLLLDQLQSAIGYAKILLEGDDLLQELSAYRSRLEGSISALEFFLRHDDPTHVRWFDVGRDNFAMVSAPLEVGPILAELLFSRVKSSFLTSATLVVENSFQYMRRSLGCQPRYELTLQSPFNYDENAVLIVPRLPDYQDEGQHQSAFSHLILDVTRTMGGGIFVLCTSYRRMNQLAAVLEGPMAGLGVNLYVQGSFARTELLRRYRENQPAVLLGVSSFWEGVDVKGEALQCVIIEKLPFPVPDTPLFQARCEAIDRAGGRSFWDLSVPKAVIRLKQGFGRLIRDTSDRGSCILCDNRIVNRRYGTIFLHSLPLKKHVFCEADEVARHLKFSIPTLPEH, from the coding sequence ATGCAAAGCTACTTTGCTCCCGATGGTGCTCTGGCCGAAGTACTCCCCGGCTATGGCTTCCGCCAGGAGCAGTTTCGAATGGTCCGTTGTATTGAGTATTGCCTGGACCGTCAGGAAAGCGCCATCATTGAAGCGGGCACTGGCACGGGCAAGTCGCTGGCCTATCTCATTCCCTCCATCGTCCATGCCCTGCGCTCCAAGGTGCGGATACTGATTTCCACCAATACCATCAATCTGCAGGAGCAGTTGCTGGAGAAAGATCTGCCAGTGGTCCGGGCCCTGGGCCTCGAGTTCAACGCTGCGCTGATCAAAGGCCGCGGCAATTACCTGTGCCAGCGCAAGCTCGATAGCCTTCCGGAACTGGATTCGCCCCTGCTGCTGCCCGACGCAGTAGAGGATGCCTATGAACAACTCTACCACTGGCTGGGGCGAACCCGGGAGGGTTCCCGCAATGACCTGGACTTCGCCCTGCCGCCCTCGGTGTGGGAGGAGGTCTGTTCCGAAGGTGATACCTGTCAGCACGGTCGCTGTGCCTTTTACCGCGACTGTTTCTTCTTCCGCAGCCGGCGCGAAGCCCAGAACGCCCATGTGTTGATCGTGAACCACGCACTGCTGTGCAGTGACCTGGCCCTGCGCGGGCTGGACAATGACTCCTCCGGCATTATTCCGGCCTATGGTGTCGCCATTATCGATGAGGCCCACAACCTGGAGGATGTGGCCAGCTCCCATCTGGGAATGCAGTTCCACTTTCGCGGTTTTCTGAAAAATCTCTCCCGTATCTACTTTCTGCGCGGCAGCCGCGAATCGGGCAAACTCCTGCAGCTGGCCCAGAGTATTGTGCGCCGGGAACTGCCGCCCACCAGCCAGGAGGAGATGCTGGTGCGCCTTGAGGGAGTTCGCCAGCGCATAAGCGGCTTTTATGGCAGTGTACAGGTACGGGCGCAGCGGGTCCTGGATGAGCTGGCCGGGCTCAGCCAGCGCCGCATTCGCAAGGATTCAGATTACCCCCAGGCCCTGCTGGAGTTTGTCTTTCTGTGCACCGAGGAGGGTCGCCTGCTCCTTGATCAGCTGCAATCGGCCATTGGATACGCAAAAATTCTCCTGGAAGGAGATGATCTGCTGCAGGAGCTCAGTGCCTACCGCAGTCGCCTGGAAGGCTCTATCAGTGCCCTGGAGTTTTTCCTGCGCCACGACGATCCCACCCATGTGCGCTGGTTTGACGTGGGGCGTGACAACTTTGCCATGGTCAGCGCTCCCCTGGAAGTAGGGCCGATATTGGCGGAGCTTCTGTTCAGCCGTGTCAAAAGCAGCTTTTTGACCAGTGCCACCCTGGTCGTTGAGAATTCCTTTCAGTACATGCGCCGCAGCCTTGGCTGCCAGCCGCGTTATGAACTGACCCTGCAGAGCCCGTTTAATTATGACGAGAACGCCGTGCTGATCGTGCCCCGCCTGCCGGATTATCAGGATGAAGGACAGCACCAGAGCGCCTTTTCGCATCTGATTCTGGATGTGACCCGCACCATGGGAGGCGGCATATTTGTGCTCTGCACCTCCTACCGGCGCATGAACCAGCTGGCTGCAGTGCTGGAAGGGCCAATGGCAGGGCTGGGCGTCAATCTCTACGTGCAGGGGAGTTTTGCGCGCACGGAGTTGCTGAGGCGGTATCGGGAAAATCAACCGGCAGTGTTACTGGGAGTCTCATCATTCTGGGAGGGTGTGGACGTCAAAGGGGAGGCCCTGCAGTGCGTGATTATTGAGAAGCTCCCCTTCCCCGTTCCCGATACCCCGCTGTTTCAGGCTCGCTGTGAAGCCATAGATCGCGCGGGGGGGCGATCCTTCTGGGATCTTTCAGTGCCCAAGGCGGTTATCCGGTTGAAGCAGGGTTTCGGGCGCCTTATCCGGGACACCAGTGACCGCGGAAGCTGTATACTTTGTGACAACCGGATCGTGAATCGACGTTACGGAACCATTTTTTTACATTCACTTCCATTGAAAAAACATGTATTCTGTGAGGCGGATGAAGTGGCGCGGCATCTGAAATTTTCCATACCCACACTGCCCGAGCACTGA
- a CDS encoding rod shape-determining protein yields MIFDALVGIFSRDLAIDLGTANTLVYCNGVVISEPSVVAIDERTKQVLAVGKEAKEMLGRTPGSITAIRPMKDGVIADFEVTEAMLKYFIQKVHNRKTLVSPRIVICIPSGITQVEKRAVKDSARQAGAREVYLMEEPMAAAIGADLPIQDPSGNLIVDIGGGTTEVAVISLSGIVYAKSLRIAGDEMDDAIVQYIRKKHNLLIGYRTAEQIKIEIGSAFDVFETPLTMAVKGRDLVTGIPKHVEVSSDEVREALSETIATIVDTIKVTLEKTPPELAADIVDKGIMLAGGGSLIRGLDTMIREETNLPVSIAEDPLKAVVRGVGKALDNIGLLKAISVD; encoded by the coding sequence TTGATATTTGATGCACTGGTTGGGATTTTTTCCCGCGATCTGGCGATTGACCTTGGAACAGCTAACACGCTGGTCTACTGCAACGGCGTAGTGATTAGCGAACCGAGCGTGGTTGCCATAGATGAGAGGACGAAACAGGTTCTGGCCGTCGGGAAGGAAGCCAAGGAGATGCTGGGCAGAACTCCCGGCAGCATTACCGCGATCCGCCCCATGAAAGACGGTGTTATCGCGGACTTCGAAGTCACTGAAGCCATGCTGAAGTACTTTATCCAGAAGGTCCATAACCGCAAGACTCTGGTCAGCCCCCGCATTGTCATCTGTATCCCCAGCGGTATCACCCAGGTGGAAAAACGTGCTGTCAAGGACAGCGCCCGTCAGGCCGGTGCCCGCGAAGTCTATCTGATGGAAGAGCCCATGGCGGCAGCCATCGGCGCCGACCTGCCCATTCAGGACCCCAGTGGCAACCTGATTGTGGATATCGGTGGCGGTACCACTGAAGTGGCGGTTATCTCCCTCTCGGGAATCGTCTATGCCAAGAGCCTGCGTATCGCCGGCGATGAAATGGATGACGCCATCGTCCAGTATATCCGCAAAAAACACAATCTGCTTATCGGTTACCGCACCGCCGAGCAGATCAAGATAGAAATCGGCTCAGCCTTTGACGTCTTCGAAACGCCGCTGACCATGGCGGTCAAGGGCCGTGATCTGGTGACCGGCATACCCAAGCACGTTGAAGTTTCTTCTGACGAAGTCCGCGAAGCCCTCAGCGAGACCATTGCCACCATTGTGGATACCATCAAGGTAACCCTGGAGAAAACACCACCCGAGCTGGCTGCTGATATCGTGGACAAAGGCATTATGCTTGCCGGTGGCGGTTCGCTGATCCGTGGCCTCGACACCATGATTCGCGAAGAGACCAACCTGCCCGTATCCATCGCCGAAGACCCCCTGAAAGCGGTGGTACGCGGTGTCGGCAAGGCACTGGACAATATCGGGCTGCTGAAAGCCATTTCTGTTGACTGA
- the ahcY gene encoding adenosylhomocysteinase produces MSFTDYKVADMSLAEFGRKEIRIAEKEMPGLMYIREKYRASQPLKGARIAGCIHMTIQTAVLIETLVDLGAQVRWSSCNIYSTQDHAAAAIAAGNIPVFAWKGETEEEYWWCVHQTIQGPDGWLPNLLLDDGGDLTEVVHRDYPQLCQEIKGVSEETTTGVHRLYQMMGRNELKFPAINVNDSVTKSKFDNLYGCRESLADGIKRATDVMVAGKIVVICGYGDVGKGCADAMAGLGARVLVTEIDPICALQATMEGYQVTTMDEAAAMGDIFVTATGCCDVVTGEHMLAMKDNAILCNIGHFDSEIDMRFLENPANNIRETGIKPQVDMFTFPDGKTLIVLARGRLVNLGCATGHPSFVMSNSFSNQVLAQITLWNDHYDLGVYTLPKKLDEEVANAHLAKLGARLTKLTPKQAEYLGIPIEGPFKPEHYRY; encoded by the coding sequence ATGAGTTTTACCGACTACAAAGTTGCCGATATGTCACTGGCTGAATTCGGCCGCAAGGAAATCCGCATAGCCGAAAAAGAGATGCCCGGACTCATGTACATCCGGGAGAAGTATCGCGCTTCCCAGCCCTTGAAAGGGGCCCGGATTGCCGGGTGCATTCACATGACCATTCAGACCGCCGTGCTGATCGAAACCCTGGTTGACCTGGGTGCGCAGGTGCGCTGGTCTTCGTGCAATATCTACTCCACCCAGGACCACGCCGCCGCCGCCATTGCCGCAGGCAATATCCCGGTTTTTGCCTGGAAGGGGGAGACGGAGGAGGAGTACTGGTGGTGTGTGCACCAGACCATTCAGGGCCCTGATGGCTGGCTGCCAAACCTGCTCCTTGACGATGGTGGCGACCTGACGGAAGTGGTGCATCGCGACTATCCCCAGCTGTGCCAGGAAATAAAAGGAGTATCCGAGGAGACCACCACCGGCGTTCACCGTCTCTACCAGATGATGGGCCGCAATGAGCTGAAATTTCCCGCCATCAATGTCAATGATTCGGTCACCAAGTCCAAGTTCGACAACCTCTACGGTTGTCGCGAATCCCTGGCGGATGGAATTAAGCGGGCAACGGACGTCATGGTGGCCGGCAAGATTGTGGTGATCTGCGGGTATGGTGACGTGGGCAAAGGCTGCGCCGATGCCATGGCGGGATTGGGAGCGCGGGTGCTGGTTACGGAAATAGACCCCATCTGTGCCCTGCAGGCCACCATGGAGGGGTATCAGGTGACGACCATGGATGAAGCCGCAGCCATGGGGGATATCTTTGTGACGGCCACCGGCTGCTGCGACGTGGTGACCGGCGAGCACATGCTGGCCATGAAGGATAACGCAATTCTCTGCAATATCGGACATTTCGATTCAGAAATTGACATGCGCTTTCTGGAGAATCCTGCCAATAATATCCGGGAGACCGGCATCAAACCCCAGGTGGATATGTTCACCTTTCCCGATGGCAAAACTCTTATCGTGCTGGCACGTGGACGGTTGGTCAACCTGGGCTGTGCCACGGGCCATCCCTCCTTTGTCATGAGTAATTCCTTTTCCAACCAGGTTCTGGCCCAGATCACCCTCTGGAATGACCACTACGATCTGGGGGTCTACACGCTGCCAAAAAAGCTGGATGAAGAGGTGGCCAATGCGCACCTGGCCAAGCTGGGCGCCAGGCTGACCAAACTGACCCCCAAGCAGGCAGAGTACCTGGGGATCCCCATTGAAGGCCCCTTTAAGCCCGAGCATTATCGTTACTGA
- a CDS encoding IS3 family transposase, with protein MRMQCKLLGISHSTYYYQSRSSALEESDLEILKVVLRVLQDIPTFGYRKIAIQLNEEHDMAVSSKQVRRIMHKHGLRAIYPKPNLSRANKQHKKYPYLLRGLNIWLPNQVWATDITYLKLGAKTVYLTAIIDLFSRKVLSWRISNTMDTCFCLEALDEAIRRYGVPGIFNTDQGSQYSSEAFTQRLKSHGIRISMDGKGRALDNVYVERLWRSVKYENIYIKCYENMTELKEGVKRYFTFYNSRRFHQSLDYRTPDKMYMSVFRIKEEKLAA; from the coding sequence ATACGGATGCAGTGCAAGTTGCTTGGCATCAGCCACTCGACCTACTATTACCAGTCACGTTCGTCGGCGCTGGAGGAATCTGATCTTGAAATACTGAAGGTTGTTCTCAGGGTGCTGCAAGACATTCCCACCTTCGGTTATCGCAAGATAGCCATACAGCTCAATGAGGAACATGATATGGCCGTGAGTTCCAAACAGGTGCGGCGCATTATGCACAAGCATGGGCTGCGTGCGATTTACCCCAAACCCAATCTTTCACGGGCCAACAAGCAGCACAAGAAGTATCCGTACTTGCTGCGAGGATTGAATATCTGGCTTCCCAACCAGGTTTGGGCCACTGATATCACGTACTTGAAGCTTGGCGCCAAGACGGTGTACCTGACAGCTATCATAGATCTGTTCAGCCGCAAAGTACTGAGCTGGCGCATCTCCAACACCATGGATACCTGCTTTTGCCTCGAAGCACTGGATGAAGCCATCAGACGCTATGGAGTCCCTGGGATATTCAACACCGACCAGGGAAGCCAATATAGCTCAGAGGCATTTACGCAAAGACTCAAGAGTCACGGCATCAGAATCAGCATGGACGGCAAAGGCAGAGCCCTTGACAATGTCTACGTAGAGCGCCTTTGGCGCAGTGTGAAATACGAAAACATCTATATCAAATGCTATGAGAACATGACCGAACTCAAGGAAGGAGTAAAGCGATACTTCACCTTCTACAATAGCAGAAGGTTTCATCAGTCTCTTGACTACAGAACACCAGACAAAATGTACATGTCAGTATTTAGAATAAAGGAGGAAAAGCTTGCGGCATAG
- a CDS encoding PIN-like domain-containing protein, with translation MKELFKWYFPLSDDEIRNIWKEGILTVDTNVLLDLYRYHEDTREALLAAINAFDGRAWISHQVAEEFFRNRNSVILSSNSAFNDAEKNMALPY, from the coding sequence ATGAAAGAACTGTTTAAGTGGTATTTCCCTCTAAGTGATGACGAGATTAGAAATATATGGAAAGAGGGAATTCTAACAGTTGATACGAACGTGCTTTTAGATCTTTATAGGTACCACGAAGACACTAGGGAAGCTTTGCTTGCTGCGATTAATGCCTTTGACGGTAGAGCTTGGATTTCCCATCAGGTCGCAGAAGAGTTTTTCAGAAATAGAAATAGTGTAATACTCTCATCAAATAGCGCATTTAACGATGCAGAGAAAAATATGGCTCTTCCGTATTGA
- a CDS encoding IS5 family transposase (programmed frameshift) → MSKVQSWEVSDAFWQRVEPLLPIQQRDPDKTYKRKPGGGRKRLDPRMAFSGIVYVLRTGCQWKAIPKEQFGCASAVHKYFIEWSKAGVFEAIWRQGLAEYDEMEGIAWEWQSIDGGMYKAPMALETVGKNPTDRGKNGSKRHVLVDGRGVPLSIVVTGANRHDVSQLEAVLDGVVFEKPAEQEQHLCADCGYKGKQALSSILQRGYIPHVKQRKEEIEDKKRDPSKKARRWIVEASISWFNRFRKIHVRFEKLEVTHYGLTCLAAAIITYRKIGVIYG, encoded by the exons ATGTCTAAAGTGCAATCATGGGAAGTCTCAGATGCTTTCTGGCAAAGAGTTGAGCCTTTGCTGCCAATCCAGCAAAGAGATCCTGACAAGACCTACAAACGCAAGCCTGGTGGCGGACGGAAGCGACTTGACCCCAGAATGGCGTTTTCCGGCATTGTCTATGTGCTGCGCACCGGTTGCCAGTGGAAAGCCATACCCAAGGAGCAGTTTGGTTGCGCCAGTGCCGTGCACAAGTACTTCATTGAGTGGAGTAAGGCCGGTGTATTCGAAGCTATTTGGCGTCAAGGGCTGGCTGAGTATGACGAGATGGAGGGAATTGCCTGGGAGTGGCAAAGCATAGATGGCGGAATGTACAAAGCACCAATGGCTCTTGAAACCGTAGGGAAGAACCCGACGGATCGGGGA AAAAACGGGAGCAAGCGTCATGTCCTGGTGGACGGTCGTGGCGTCCCGTTGTCCATCGTCGTAACCGGAGCGAACCGGCATGATGTGAGCCAGCTTGAAGCTGTTCTTGATGGCGTAGTCTTCGAGAAGCCTGCAGAGCAGGAGCAGCATCTTTGCGCAGATTGTGGCTACAAGGGAAAGCAGGCGCTCAGCAGCATTCTTCAGCGCGGATACATACCCCATGTAAAGCAGCGAAAAGAAGAGATCGAGGACAAGAAGCGTGACCCATCAAAGAAGGCGAGGCGCTGGATAGTGGAAGCATCTATTTCCTGGTTCAACCGTTTCAGGAAGATTCATGTGCGCTTTGAGAAGCTTGAGGTCACTCACTACGGGTTGACGTGTCTTGCGGCAGCCATAATCACATACAGGAAAATCGGCGTAATTTATGGATAA
- a CDS encoding helix-turn-helix domain-containing protein: MSKRNSHIGSDFDDFLTEEGILQEVELVAVKRIIAHQIEQELRDKKVTKKVMAEKMHTSRASLNRLLDPENLGITLQTLGKAANALGMRLHVSLEK; the protein is encoded by the coding sequence GTGAGTAAACGAAATTCTCATATAGGCAGCGACTTTGATGATTTCCTTACGGAAGAGGGTATTCTTCAGGAAGTGGAACTGGTGGCTGTGAAACGAATTATTGCTCATCAGATAGAGCAGGAGCTGCGGGATAAGAAAGTGACCAAAAAGGTTATGGCGGAGAAGATGCACACCAGCCGTGCTTCGCTGAATCGTCTGCTTGACCCGGAGAATCTTGGAATCACGCTGCAAACCCTTGGCAAGGCGGCAAATGCTCTGGGAATGAGGTTGCACGTCAGTCTGGAGAAATAA
- a CDS encoding type II toxin-antitoxin system RelE/ParE family toxin encodes MRIKKGTLFSIVLLHGFIKKTQKAPRNDIDLARKRQKEVCGE; translated from the coding sequence TTGCGAATCAAAAAAGGTACGCTCTTTTCAATCGTCCTTTTGCATGGTTTCATCAAGAAGACACAGAAGGCCCCAAGAAATGATATCGACCTAGCCAGAAAGCGCCAGAAGGAGGTATGTGGTGAGTAA
- a CDS encoding anaerobic ribonucleoside-triphosphate reductase activating protein, with the protein MSHTPTLVADFTPVSLLDFPGEIATTVFTHGCNLRCRYCHNPALVLGQPGRSRQDQLLEYIDRHQIGAVAITGGEPLFQRELETLLQQLRSRKIRIKLDTNGTLPHRLKQVLEQELVDFVAVDVKAFNDADMAHITRTCTSIQPLLTSLAHLCSASIPFELRHTLWKLPEPEELRALAAHCGSAPLALQFLRDRAPMLDKRFRSPLSATDFTTAHQRFAQMFSRVITRGENTEATK; encoded by the coding sequence ATGAGCCACACGCCCACCCTGGTGGCCGATTTCACCCCCGTCAGTCTGCTGGACTTTCCCGGTGAAATCGCCACCACCGTCTTCACCCACGGCTGCAACCTGCGCTGCCGCTACTGCCACAATCCCGCACTCGTCCTGGGACAGCCCGGAAGGAGCCGCCAGGACCAGCTGCTGGAATACATTGACCGGCACCAGATCGGGGCCGTCGCCATCACCGGCGGCGAGCCCCTTTTTCAGCGGGAACTTGAAACCCTGCTGCAACAGCTGCGCAGCCGGAAAATCCGGATCAAACTCGACACCAACGGCACCCTGCCCCATCGCCTGAAACAGGTGCTGGAACAGGAACTGGTGGACTTTGTGGCCGTAGACGTCAAAGCCTTTAATGATGCCGACATGGCCCACATCACCCGCACCTGCACCAGCATACAGCCCCTGCTGACCAGCCTGGCCCATCTGTGCAGCGCCAGCATCCCCTTTGAACTGCGCCACACCCTCTGGAAACTGCCCGAACCCGAAGAACTGCGCGCCCTGGCCGCCCACTGCGGCAGCGCTCCCCTGGCCCTGCAGTTTCTGCGCGACCGCGCCCCCATGCTGGATAAACGCTTTCGCTCTCCCCTGTCGGCCACCGATTTCACCACCGCGCACCAGCGCTTCGCGCAGATGTTTTCCCGCGTGATAACACGGGGAGAAAACACGGAAGCCACGAAATAA
- the nrdD gene encoding anaerobic ribonucleoside-triphosphate reductase, which translates to MSQREAQIQQLEEQLASVKGTPCDIYSRVVGYHSPTNHWNEGKKEEFGKRETFAVNP; encoded by the coding sequence ATGAGCCAGCGCGAAGCACAGATTCAGCAACTGGAAGAACAGCTTGCCAGCGTCAAAGGAACCCCCTGCGACATCTACAGCCGTGTCGTGGGCTACCACAGCCCCACCAACCACTGGAACGAAGGCAAAAAAGAGGAATTCGGCAAGCGGGAGACCTTTGCGGTCAACCCATGA